GCACGCTGGGCGTTCGCCTCAACCAGCATCAGGCGAGCGCGCTGAAGATCGCCCAGTGGCTGTCCGAACAACCGGATGTCGCCCGCATACTCCACCCGGCACTGCCCTCCTGCCCCGGCCATGCGCTGTGGCAACGCGACTTCACCGGCTCCAGCGGGCTGTTCAGCTTCGTCCTTCAAGGCGGCGACGAACAATCTCGCGCCGCGCTGATCGACGGCCTCGCCCATTTCGGCATCGGCTATAGCTGGGGCGGTTTCGAAAGCCTCGCCTTGCCGGTCGATCCCGCCCGCTACCGCAGCGCCACGCTCTGGCAGGCCGAAGGTCCCGTCGTCCGCCTGCAAATCGGCCTCGAAGACCCCGACGACCTGATCGCGGATCTCGACGCCGGTCTTGCCCGCTTCCGGGCGGCGCGCGGATGACGCCGGGCTTCCCAGCCCTGCTTGCCCTGATCCCCGGCGACCCCGCCATCGTCCACCCGTTGGTCGCCCTGGGCCTTGCCGGGCTGATCTATCTCACGGCCGACGCCGTCGCCCATATCGTCGGCCCGCTGATGCGGCGCCGCATCCGCCCGCTGGGCGATGCGCTGGCAGGGCATCTTCGTCCGATCCTGCGCCATTTGCTGGCCGCCGGCCTGCTCATCCTGCCCGCCGCGCTCTGGCCGGTCGGCACCCTCGCCCATCTCCTGCTGGGCACCGCGCTGGCCTTCGCCCTGTCGGCGCTCGCCGTCCATATATTGCGCAGCCTCGCCATCCCGCGCTGGGCGGTGGTGCCGCTCGCCCTGCTCCTCTTCGTCACCATCCTCTCCAGCAGCAGCGGCGGCTTCGTGCCCGTGGCCGACATGCTGAACGGCGTCGGCATCAACCTTGGCAAGCGCCGCATCACCCTTCTCGACCTGATCAGCATGGCCGCCACCTGCGTCACCCTCTTCGCGCTCGTGCGCCTCGCCAACCGGATGATCGGGCGCAGCATCACGCATGCCCATGGCCTGGACGCCACGCAAAAGCTGCTCGTGCAGAAACTCGCCGCCATTGCCGTCATCGTCATCGCCTTTTTCGTCGGTGTCGATCTGCTGGCGATCGATCTCACCGCCTTCACCGTCTTTTCCGGCGCGCTGGGGCTGGCGGTCGGCTTCGGCCTGCAAAAGACCTTC
This region of Sphingobium sp. EM0848 genomic DNA includes:
- a CDS encoding mechanosensitive ion channel family protein, producing MTPGFPALLALIPGDPAIVHPLVALGLAGLIYLTADAVAHIVGPLMRRRIRPLGDALAGHLRPILRHLLAAGLLILPAALWPVGTLAHLLLGTALAFALSALAVHILRSLAIPRWAVVPLALLLFVTILSSSSGGFVPVADMLNGVGINLGKRRITLLDLISMAATCVTLFALVRLANRMIGRSITHAHGLDATQKLLVQKLAAIAVIVIAFFVGVDLLAIDLTAFTVFSGALGLAVGFGLQKTFGNLIAGLILLMDRSIKPGDVIVVGDSFGWVNKIGVRAVSVITRDGKEHLIPNENLMTQEVENWSYSDRNVRVRIPVGVSFDSDLKLAQELMLRAAQESPRVLRNPKPNVWLTAFGENRVEHDILVWISDPEGGVGNVKSDVLNRLWLLFREHGITIPYPQRVIHAPPGGSLPQ